A genomic region of Sulfobacillus acidophilus DSM 10332 contains the following coding sequences:
- a CDS encoding HtrA2 peptidase (PFAM: Trypsin; PDZ domain (Also known as DHR or GLGF)~COGs: COG0265 Trypsin-like serine protease typically periplasmic contain C-terminal PDZ domain~InterPro IPR001478:IPR001254~KEGG: adg:Adeg_0197 HtrA2 peptidase~PFAM: Peptidase S1/S6, chymotrypsin/Hap; PDZ/DHR/GLGF~PRIAM: HtrA2 peptidase~SMART: PDZ/DHR/GLGF~SPTR: HtrA2 peptidase) produces MPTISRTIAAAVVGFAVGAGAVGGGFYTYDHLNPSAAGQTAPNIHQYATVASAPATLPLGPDTISNVVQRVSPAVVKIVATVPQQVNINSSPFFNPFFGSLFGGNLLPQTQIQTDIGTGFFFNPAGYILTNDHVIQGASKIQVYVKGYSQPFTATVVGTDYQTDLAVIKINAPKPMPSLVLGNSNTTPVGAWVIAIGNPYDLNDTVTVGVISAKGRPLTIGSRNYTNLLQTSAAINPGNSGGPLLNLAGQVVGINTAVSTQGQGIGFAIPTSTVDQILPQLMKYGHVSRPWLGVFITTDNASMKSQYNLPTASGVVIAYVEPNSPAAQAGLSAGEVITAVNGQTVSSANQLQTMVERQSVGSQITLTVNDQGHIFTKTVTLAQEPNGPITMPSPSP; encoded by the coding sequence ATGCCGACCATTTCGCGCACGATTGCGGCAGCCGTCGTCGGATTTGCCGTCGGAGCCGGAGCTGTCGGTGGCGGCTTTTACACGTATGACCACCTAAATCCGTCGGCTGCGGGCCAAACCGCTCCGAACATTCATCAATATGCTACCGTCGCATCGGCTCCCGCGACCCTGCCCTTGGGTCCGGACACCATTTCCAACGTGGTCCAGCGGGTCAGTCCGGCGGTCGTAAAGATTGTGGCGACCGTGCCGCAACAAGTAAACATTAACTCGTCGCCCTTTTTTAACCCGTTTTTCGGATCATTGTTCGGTGGCAATCTTTTGCCCCAAACACAGATTCAAACCGACATCGGAACCGGATTTTTCTTTAATCCGGCCGGTTACATTTTGACCAACGACCATGTCATCCAGGGAGCCAGCAAAATTCAAGTATACGTCAAGGGCTATAGTCAACCGTTTACCGCCACGGTCGTCGGTACCGATTATCAAACCGACTTGGCGGTCATTAAAATTAACGCCCCCAAACCCATGCCGTCCCTGGTGTTAGGCAATTCCAACACGACACCGGTCGGCGCCTGGGTCATTGCCATCGGGAACCCGTATGACCTCAACGATACCGTAACGGTCGGGGTGATTAGCGCGAAAGGGCGCCCCTTGACGATTGGATCCCGTAACTATACGAATCTGCTGCAAACGTCGGCGGCCATCAATCCGGGCAATAGCGGCGGGCCCTTATTAAACCTGGCCGGCCAAGTCGTGGGGATTAATACGGCCGTGTCGACCCAAGGTCAAGGTATCGGTTTTGCTATTCCCACCTCAACCGTGGATCAAATTTTGCCCCAACTGATGAAATACGGGCACGTTTCGCGGCCTTGGCTAGGAGTCTTTATCACGACCGACAACGCCTCGATGAAAAGCCAATATAACCTTCCGACCGCCTCCGGCGTCGTTATCGCGTACGTCGAGCCCAATAGTCCGGCCGCTCAAGCGGGTCTAAGCGCCGGCGAAGTGATTACGGCGGTCAACGGCCAAACCGTGTCCTCCGCCAACCAACTGCAAACGATGGTTGAACGGCAGTCGGTAGGAAGCCAAATCACGTTGACGGTCAACGATCAAGGGCATATCTTCACCAAAACGGTGACGCTGGCCCAAGAACCGAACGGGCCCATCACCATGCCGTCTCCCTCGCCCTAA
- a CDS encoding GCN5-related N-acetyltransferase (PFAM: Acetyltransferase (GNAT) family~InterPro IPR000182~KEGG: sth:STH2514 putative acetyltransferase~PFAM: GCN5-related N-acetyltransferase~SPTR: Putative acetyltransferase), with protein MLVRPYRPHQDFRALLDAQCDLYQINFPRFVCTSSFLADQAQRLRVAGRRPLENGIFILDDNGTIAGFVWVAVRMDLQGAYGSVDQVYLWPPYRRQGLGELLMDAAHQFIVQHGLTTARLYVTADNQDAVRLYQRSGYQITRYEMERPMPPAPGR; from the coding sequence ATGCTGGTGCGTCCCTATCGCCCGCATCAGGATTTTCGGGCGCTTTTGGATGCGCAGTGTGATTTATATCAAATTAATTTTCCGCGTTTTGTCTGCACTTCCTCCTTCTTGGCGGACCAAGCCCAGCGGCTCCGGGTGGCCGGTCGACGTCCGCTGGAAAACGGGATTTTTATTTTAGATGATAACGGCACCATTGCCGGGTTCGTCTGGGTCGCGGTGCGAATGGACTTGCAGGGCGCATACGGGTCGGTGGATCAAGTGTACTTGTGGCCGCCCTATCGCCGCCAGGGGTTGGGGGAACTCTTAATGGACGCGGCTCATCAGTTTATTGTTCAACACGGGCTTACTACCGCACGGTTATACGTGACGGCCGATAATCAGGATGCGGTCCGTTTATATCAGCGTAGCGGCTATCAGATTACACGCTATGAAATGGAACGGCCGATGCCGCCGGCGCCGGGACGCTAA
- a CDS encoding Cupin 2 conserved barrel domain protein (PFAM: Cupin domain~InterPro IPR013096~KEGG: dhd:Dhaf_1644 cupin 2 conserved barrel domain protein~PFAM: Cupin 2, conserved barrel~SPTR: Cupin domain protein): MDGALVFGTAASPTEVGLVGEFSAAVGGQGVIRVDWAWPLFFPESWQGGVGDLPAGNPRTQWRLMADWIRQTLSRAVAGVHPSPVIAWVPPLTAAAEEWLTRQFSFYTRRLGIWRLTGQEAVETLLAEWSAFVQGSPSGWVDGWTPPMVRPWDSGRHPMLLKSVKKTPTADFVYLGGMLGSDRLAVQTYRIKPGGVANRNHAHSDVDECYLVWEGSGTLRIGERSIPLVAGDVVAKPSGSRLALAFEAGPDGLVVFDVEGWRHFSQTDVVIYPDHGEWYLRGPGLETACAEESLFDGADVMAHYSERYWRDRGNSRQPRDEKSS; encoded by the coding sequence GTGGATGGCGCGTTAGTGTTCGGCACGGCGGCGTCGCCGACCGAAGTCGGGCTGGTGGGCGAATTTTCCGCCGCTGTCGGCGGACAGGGTGTGATTCGAGTCGATTGGGCTTGGCCGCTGTTTTTCCCGGAAAGCTGGCAAGGGGGCGTCGGCGATCTGCCGGCCGGCAATCCGCGGACCCAATGGCGCCTCATGGCGGATTGGATACGGCAAACCCTTTCCCGTGCGGTTGCCGGGGTCCATCCTTCGCCGGTCATAGCTTGGGTACCTCCTTTGACGGCGGCGGCGGAAGAATGGTTGACCCGTCAATTTTCGTTTTATACCCGTCGTCTGGGGATTTGGCGCCTAACCGGGCAAGAGGCAGTGGAAACGTTACTGGCCGAATGGTCGGCATTTGTCCAAGGTTCGCCGTCCGGCTGGGTTGACGGTTGGACTCCACCGATGGTCCGGCCTTGGGATTCGGGGCGCCATCCGATGTTGTTAAAGTCGGTCAAAAAAACGCCGACGGCAGACTTTGTCTATTTAGGCGGCATGCTCGGGTCCGACCGATTGGCGGTGCAAACCTACCGGATAAAGCCGGGGGGTGTTGCCAATCGGAATCATGCCCATTCGGACGTGGATGAATGCTATCTCGTATGGGAGGGCTCAGGCACCTTAAGAATCGGGGAGCGGTCGATTCCCTTGGTGGCCGGGGATGTGGTGGCGAAGCCGTCCGGCAGTCGGTTGGCATTGGCCTTTGAAGCGGGACCGGACGGCCTGGTGGTCTTCGACGTGGAAGGGTGGCGACATTTTTCCCAAACGGATGTGGTGATCTATCCCGACCATGGCGAATGGTACTTGCGGGGACCGGGGCTAGAGACCGCCTGTGCCGAAGAGTCGCTTTTTGACGGGGCCGATGTGATGGCCCATTATTCCGAACGGTATTGGCGTGACCGCGGCAATTCCCGGCAGCCGCGGGATGAAAAATCGTCATAG